A window of Micromonospora sp. WMMC415 genomic DNA:
GCCGTTGCCCTCGTCCAGCTTCACCTCGGTGCCCTTGATCGTCACCAGGTCGCCGACCTGCGTGATGTTCATGAGCCAGTCCGCCGCCGTGGCGGAGACGTTGGTGCAGCCGTGGGAGACGTTCTCGCTCCCCTGGACCCCCTCCGACCACGGGGCGCCGTGGATGAACTCGCCGCCCCACGTGAGGCGCTGCGCGTCCTCGACGTCGACCACGTACGGGTCGGCCGAGCCCCGGGTGTCGAACGTGGTGAACTGGTGCTTCTCCATGATCACCATCTTGCCGCTGGAGGTGGGTGTGCTCGGCTTGCCCAGGCTCACCGGGATCTTGCGGACGAGTTTGCCGTCGCGGTGCACGGACATCTGCTTGGTGGCGTTGTCGATCTCCAGGGAGACCTGCCGGCCGATCTTCGAGGTCGCCCTCCGGTCGGCGTCGCCCACGTACTCCTTGCCGATCGGCAGGCCCTCGAGCCCGGCGCGGAAACTGATCGTGGTCCCCGGCCGCCAGAAGTCGGGCGCCCGGTAGTACACCTGGGTGCCGTCGGACACCCAGGACCACACCCCCGGCTGCGGCGGGTCGGTCTTCACGAACAATCGGCGCTGCACCGCCGCCCTGGCCTCTTTCGGAATGGGCGGGTCGAACGCGACGGTTACCGGCATCGCCGTTCCGTAAGTCCGATTACCCGCGAAATACAATGTACTGGTTATCGCCTGCTTGGTGGATTTCGGCATCGTGGTGAAGGTCGTCTTCCGGGTGGTGGTCTTGCCGCGGTCACCGGTGGCGGTCACCTCGGCCGTGTACGTCCGGCTGGGCTTCAGCGGCGCGCTGGGCACCCAGCCCGAGCCGTCCTCCCGGGGCTCCGCCGCCACCTGCCCGCCCTTGTCGTCCACGATCTTCACGGAGGTGACCCGGCCGCCCTTCACGGTCGTGCCGACCTCAGCGCTGATCGGCACGTCCCGGGTCCCCTCCGCGGGTGTCACCGCCAGTTCCGGCCCGCCTCCCCGGCCCTCCCCCGGCCGCGCCCCCGGCTTGCGGTCGGCGGTGCATCCGCCCAGGGCCAACGGTGCGGCCGCGACGGTCACCGCGAGCAGCGTCATTCGCCGCCTGAAATCCATGGTTGCGTCCCCCCGTTATTGCGTTCCCTCTGCCACATTCTCTCCGCCGGACACAGTTTCGTACCCAATTTCGGCGAATCTCCGGCCGCAATTGCCGGCCCCATTTTCCGGGCGCCGACCACCCGCGGCCCGTGCGGGCGGAGTGTCCGGCGGCGCCCGATCAGTCCCAGTCCGAGCCGTCGTCGTTGCCGGTCCACCGGCCGCCGACCGGCGGCGTGTCCAGCAGCATTCCACCGTGCCCGTTGCCGGCGAGATCGTTGTCCTGCACCCGGCACCCGACCGCGCTGCCCCGCTCGGTCACCCAGATCCCGTACGCCTGGGTCCGCGGATCCTGGCTGTCCCAGATCCGGTTGCCCCGGACGGTCGTCGAGTCGACGGCCGCGTTGATCGTCAGGCCGGCCACCACGGACGGCGCGTCGGGCAGCTCGTACGCCGTGCCCGGCGGCGGGGTTTCGGCGCTCCAGCGCTGCGGGGCGGGGTTCCCGGCCGACGGCGGGCGAAACGCCCTCGGCACGGACGGGGCGCCCCGGGCATCACCGCCCGGGGCGCCCGTCGCTCAGAGGTTGGCGATCAGCAGCGCGGGCCGTTCCACGCAGTCCGCGACGTGCCGCAGGAAGCCGCCGGCCACCCCGCCGTCGCAGACCCGGTGGTCGAAGGTGAGGCTGAGCTGCGTCACCTTCCGCACCGCGAGCTGGCCGTCGACCACCCACGGCTTGTCCACGATCCGCCCCACGCCGAGCAGCGCCGCCTCCGGGTGGTTGATGATCGGGGTGGAGCCGTCCACCCCGAACACGCCGTAGTTGTTCAGCGTGAACGTGCCGCCGGTGAGCCGGGCCGGCGGCAGCGTGCCGGCCCGCGCCGCCGCCGTGGTCTCGGCCAGCGCGGCGGCCAGGTCGGCGGTGGTGAGCCGCTGCGCGTCGCGCAGCACCGGCACCACGAGGCCCCGGTCGGTCTGGGCGGCGATGCCCAGGTGCACCCCGGCGGACTGCACGATCCGCTGCCCCTCGGTGTCCACCCGGGCGTTGAGCTGCGGGAACCTCCGCAGCCCGGACAGGCAGGTCCGGGCCAGCAGGGCCAGGATGCTCACCGGCGCGTCCGGGGTGGCCGCGTTGATCGCCGCGCGGGTCTCCAGCAGGGCGGTCGCGTCGACGTCCACCCAGATGGTCACCTCGGGGATCTCCCGCCGGCTGCGGGACAGCTTGTCGGCGATGGCCCTGCGGATGCCGGTCAGCGGGATGACGACGTCGCCGTCGCCGAGCCCGACGTGCGGGTCCGGGACGTCCGGAACGGCGGCGAGCCGGGTCGGCGAGACCGGACCGACGGCCTCCACGTCGGCCCGGCGGATCACCCCGCCCGGCCCGGTGCCGCGCACGGTGGCCAGGTCCACGCCGCGCTCCTTCGCCAACCGCCGCACGATCGGCGAGATGACCAGCACGGCGCCCGCGTCGGCGGCCGCCGGCACGGCGGTCCCGTTGCCCGGCGCACCGGCCGGCGCGTCCGCCGCCGCGGCGAGGCGGGGCCGGCGGCGCCGGCCCGAGCCGCCGTGGCCGGTGCCGTACCCGATGAGGACGTTGCCGGAGCCGGCGCGCTCCTCCTCGCGATAGGTGGCGTGGCCGGGGGGCTCGGGAGCCCCGCCGGGCGTCGGCGCCGCCGCCTCCAGCGGCGCGACGGTGATCAGCGGCTGGCCGACCGGTCGGACCTCACCCGCCGCGCCGTGCAGGGCCACGACCCGCCCGGCGTACGGGCAGGGCACGTCGACGACGGCCTTGGCGGTCTCCACCTCGACGACGGTCTGGTCCACCGTCACCGTGTCGCCGACGGCGACCCGCCACTCGACGATCTCCGCCTCGGTCAGCCCCTCCCCCAGGTCGGGCAGGAGGAAGACCTTCTCGCTCATGCCGCACCCGCCTCGGTCAACCAGCGCGCGTCGGGCTGGTCGTCCCACTGGAGGCGGGCCACCGCGTCGAGCACCCGGTCCACCCCGGGCAGGTGGGTGTGCTCCAGCATGGGCGCCGGGTACGGGATGTCCAGGCCGGACACCCGCAGCACCGGGGCGTGCAGCGCGTGGAAGCAGCGCTCCTGCACCCGGGCGGCGATCTCCGCGCCGACGCCGGCGAAGCCCTGCGCCTCCTGGATGACCACGCACCGCCCGGTCTTCCGCACCGAGGCGGTGACGGTGGCGTCGTCGAACGGCACGATCGTGCGGACGTCCACGACCTCCAGGTCCCAGCCCTCCTCGCGGGCGGCCTCGGCGGCCTCGAGGGCGACCGGCACCGCCGGCCCGTACGCGACCAGGGTGGCGTCGGTGCCGGGGCGGCGGACCACGGCGCGCCCGAACGGCTCGGTGCGGGCCGGCAGGTCGGCCTCGGCGCTGGCGAAGTAGAGCTTCTTCGGCTCCATGAACACCACCGGGTCCGGGTCGGCGATCGCCTCGCGCAGCAGGGAGTACGCGTCCTCGACGGTGGCCGGGGTGACCACCTTCAGGCCGGGTGTGTGCGCGTAGTACGCCTCGGAGGAGTCGCAGTGGTGCTCCACCCCGCCGATGCCGCCCGCGTACGGGACGCGGATGACGATCGGCACGCTGAGCGCGCCCCGGGTGCGGTTGCGCAGCTTCGCCACGTGCGAGGCGATCTGCTCGAACGCCGGGTACGCGAACGCGTCGAACTGCATCTCCACCACCGGGCGCAGGCCGGACATGGCCAGGCCGACGGCGAAGCCGACGATGCCGGCCTCGGCGAGCGGGGTGTCGAAGCAGCGCTTGTCGCCGAAGCGGGCCTGGAGCCCGTCGGTGATCCGGAAGACGCCGCCGAGCTGGCCGACGTCCTCGCCGAAGACGACCACCCGCTCGTCGTCGAGCATCGCGTCGGCGAGGGCCGCGTTGAGCGCCTTCGCCATGGTCATGGTGGCCATCAGGCGTCCCCCTCCTCGGCGGTCGCGGCCAGTTCGGCGCGGACCTGCTCCCGCTGCTCGACGAGCTGCGGCGTCGGCTGGGCGTAGACGTGGTCGAAGAGGCTCAGCGGGTCGACCGTGGGCTTGTCGTGCATCCGGTCCCGCAGGTCGGCGGCGTACGCCTCGGCCTCCTCGGCGACCGCGGCGACCGCCGCGTCGTCGAGCGCGCCCCGGGCCCGCAGGTACGTCTCCAGCCGGGCGACCGGGTCCCGGTCCCGCCACGCCTCCACCTCGTCGGCGTCCCGGTAGCGGGTGGCGTCGTCGGCGTTGGTGTGCGGCTCCATCCGGTAGGTGTGCGCCTCGACCAGGAACGGACCGTGGCCGGCGCGGGCGTGCGCCACGGCGCGGGTGAGCACCGCGAGGACGGCGACCGGGTCGTTGCCGTCGACCTGCTCGCTGGGCACGCCGTAGCCGACGCCCTTGTACGCGAGGCTCGGCGCGGCGGTCTGCCGGGACAGCGGGACGCTGATCGCGTACCGGTTGTTCTGGACGAAGTAGACGACCGGCGCCTTGAACACGGCGGCGAAGTTGACGCCCTCGTGGAAGTCGCCCTCGCTGGTGGCGCCGTCACCGATGAAGGCCAGCGCCACGGTGTCCCGCCCCTGGTACGCCTCCCCGTAGGCGAGGCCGGCGGCGTGCACGCACTGGGTGGCGAGCGGCGTGCACTGCGGCGCGGTACGCCGGGCGGCCGGGTCGTACCCGCAGTGCCAGTCGCCGCGCAGCAGGGTCAGCACCTCGACCGGGTCGATGCTCCGGGACACCAGGGCCATCGACTCCCGGTAGGTGGGGAAGACCCAGTCGTCGTCGCGCAGGGCGAGGATCGCGCCGACCTGGCACGCCTCCTGGCCGCGGGAGGAGGGGTAGACGGCGAGCCGGCCCTGCTTGGTGAGCGCGGTGGCCTGCACGTCGAAGCGGCGGCCGATCACCATCCGCCGGTGCAGCTCGACGAGCGCCTCGACGGGCGGCTCCGGGTAGTCGGGGTGGGCCGGCAGCGGGGTGCCGGCGGGGTCGAGCAGGCGTACCGGCTCGCCCGCCGGCAGCAGCGCACGGGCCGGATCCGGCGTGGTGGCCGGTCGGGACCGGCGCCGGGACTCCCTGCGGACCGCCTGGGGTGTGGTCGTCACGGCGGGAACCTCCTGGACATCTGGTGCGCCTATGCTCCTGCTGTCGGATGATTGACTCAAGATGCGCGGTGAACGCGGGACGAATGACAGGAAGGTGGTGCGCTCATGAGCCAGGAGTCCGATCCGGAGCTGGACTCGACGCCCGGAACGGGACGATCGGCCCGCGTCCTCGACGAGGTGGACCGGCGCATCCTGGCCGAACTGGTCCGGGACGGGCGCACCTCGGTGCGTACGCTCGCCGAGCGCATCCACATCTCCCGCACGAACGCGTACGCCCGGGTGGAGCGCCTGCTGCGCGACGGCGTGATCACCGGCTTCCGGGCGCAGGTCACGCCGGAGGCCGCCGGGCTCGGCACCTCCGCGTACGTCGCGATCACGATCGAGCAGAACACCTGGCGCGAGGTGTCCGCGGAACTGGCGCGGGTGCGCTACATCGAGCACGCCGCGCTGCTGGGCGGTGACCACGACGTGCTCGCCCTGGTCCGCGCGCCGGACAACGCCACCCTGCGGGACGTGGTGTTGAGCCGGGTGCAGAGCATCCCGGGGGTTCTCTCCACGCGCACGTGGCTGGTCTTCCACGAGTTCGACGGCGAGACCAGCCCCTGGGAGTGACCGGGCCGCGCCAACGCTGCAAAGAACCGCGGGGCGGGCGTCATCACCTTCCCGGCGACCTCGCTACGCAAGATCACCTTCGAGATCACCAGCTCGACCGGCACGCCGAGAGTCGCCGAATACGAAACCTACGCCGGGTAGCGGGTAAGGCCCCGACGCGTCCGGCATCGATGCCGGAACCCGCGCACTACGGACCACCGGGATACGAAGGGCGGGACCGTCGCCGCCGACGGCCCCGCCCTCCGGCCCCGGAGCGTTCTCGTCAGCGACGCGGTGGAGGCTCACGCACCCGCGTCTCGGATCGGCTGGTAGGTGAGGAGGGCGAGGCTGTCACCGACCGTTCGGGAGCCGACCAGCCGCAGCGGTTTCCGGTCGCCGATCCCGTCGAAGAGACGGTCGCCGGCACCGAGCACGAAGGGATAGATCATCAACCGCAGTTCGTCGACGAGGTCGTGCGCCAGCAGCGTGCGCACGAGCCGCCCGCTGGCGTAGACGACGATCTCCCCGTCCACCCGGCGCTTCAGCTTCCGGACCTCGCTGACAACGTCGTCCCGCAAGACCGTCGAGTTGTTCCAGCCGGGATCCGCGAGAGTCGACGACACGACGTACTTGGGCATGCCGTTCAACCTGTCCGCCCACTCACCGGTCCGCGACGGCCACCGCGCGGCGAACCACTCGTGACTGCGCCGACCCAGCAGCAGCGCCTCGGCGCCCAGCGCCTCCGCGAACCCGACCTTGGCCCACTCCTCGCGGTCACTGTCCCCGACCTGGCCGAACCAGCCACCGAACCGGAAACCCTCCTCACCGGTCAGATCCTGGCCGACCCCGTCGAGCGAGACGTTCTCGCTGACGACGATCTTCCCCATCTCGATTCTCCTCCGCTGGTGTCTGTCAGCTACCACTGAGGTGGACACCCGCGACGTCGAGAAAGTGGCGGGCCCCGACCGCCCCGTTCGCCCCTTGGCCGGTGTCCGTACCCGGAGCGCGACCGAGCGCGGGAGGAGGTGACCTGAGGGTGGGAACGGACGCGATCGCAAGGGCTCGGGCCGGGGACAGCGACGCCTTCCGGGAGCTGACCGAGCCCTACCGCCGGGAGTTGCGGGTGCACTGCTACCGGATGCTCGGATCGGTCCAGGACGCCGAGGACGCGCTGCAGGAGACGCTGCTGGCTGCCTGGCAGGGCCTCGGCGGGTTCGAGGGACGCGCCTCGCTGCGCACCTGGCTCTACCGGATCGCCACCAACAGATGTCTCAACGCACGCCGGTCGGCCAGCCGACGCCCGGCCAAGCAGTGGGACGTGCCCGACGTCGACCTGCTCGAGCCGACCCGGCTCGGCGAGGTCGTCTGGCTCGAACCATGCCCCGACGCTCTGCTCACCGGTGCCCTCGACACGCCGTCCGGCCCGGAGGCTCGCTACGAGCGGACCGAAGCCGTCTCCCTGGCGTTCGTGACCGCTCTGCAGACCCTGCCGCCCCGCCAGGTCGCCGTGCTCATCCTGCGCGACGTCCTCGGATTCCGCGCCCACGAGGTGGCCGACATGCTCGGCTCCAGCGTCGAGTCGGTCAAGAGCGCCCTCAAACGGGCGCGCGCCGGCCTGCCTCGACGGCTCACGACCGAAGGCCGCGAACCGCCGCCCGCCGCCGGATCACCCGCCGAGGATGCGACCGTGGCGAGGTTCGTCCGGGCGTGGGAGTCCGCCGATCTCGACGCGCTGGTGGCCCTGCTGACGGACGACGTCTTCATGTCGATGCCGCCCATGCCCTTCGAGTACGAGGGTCGGGACGTCGTGGCCAGCTTCTGCGCCCGCATCTTCCGCGCCGGTCGGAGGTTCGACCTGGTGCCGACCAGAGCCAACGGTCAGCCGGCGTTCGGCGCCTACCTGCGCGGCCCCAGCGGCGTCAGCAACGGGACCGGCCTCTACGTCCTCACCTTGAGCGGCGACCGGATCCGCGCGATGACCCGCTTCGAGAACAGTGTCCTCCCGTCGTTCGGGCTACCGCGATCGCTTCGGAACCGGCCGGGCTGAGCCGGCCGCCATACAGTGGCCGGTGTGCCGTTGCTCGCCACCCCCGCGCTGCCGCCCGGCTCGATGTCGGCGCTGCCGCAGCCTGAGATCCACACCGCCGAGCTGCTGATGAGACCCTGGCGGGCGTCGGATCGTCCGGCGGTGGTGGCCGCCTACGCCGACCCGGCCATCCGACGTTGGCACTGCCGGTCGATGACCGACGACGAGGCCGGCGACTGGATAGCCGCCTGGCCGGGCCGGTGGCGCGGTGAGACCGGCGCCGGGTGGGCCGTGCTCGACGCGGGGCGCGTCGTCGGGCAGATCAGCCTGCGCCGGGTGGACCTCGCCGAGGGCTGGGCCGAGGTGTCGTACTGGGTGCTGCCGGCCGCGCGAGGTCGCCGCATCGCCCCGCGCGCGTTGTCCGCGGTGACCGCCTGGGCCTTCGCCACCCTCCGGCTGCACCGCGTCGAGCTGTCCCACTCGACCGCGAACCTGGCGTCCTGCCGGGTCGCGCGGCACGCCGGGTTCGCAGCCGAGGGTACGAGACGCGGGCAGGGCCGCCACGCCGACGGCTGGCACGACATGCACCTCCACTCCCGCCTCGACAGCGACCGGTGAGCGCCGCAGAGCCGACGAGCAGCGGACAGGTCGGTGGAGCGGCTCAGCGTTCCGGTGGGGCCTCCAGGCCCTCGCGGTCGGCGAGTTCCAGCAGGGGTTCCAGGGAGTACGCCCGGTCGTCGAGGCCGGCGTGCGGGTCACCGCGTTCGGCGAAGCGGGCCGGCATCGTCGTGACGTCGAAGTCCTCCGGCCGGACGTCGTCCAGCTCGGCCCAGTCCAGCGGCGCGGACACCAGCGCCGCCGGCGTCGGACGGATCGAGTACGCCGACGTCATCGTGTGGTCCCGGGCCATCTGGTTGTAGTCGACGAACACCGGCCGGTCCCGCTGGTCCCGCCACCAGGTGGTGGTCACCAGGTCGGGGCGGCGGCGCCGCATCTCCCGGCCGAGCGCGAGGACGGCCCGCCGGCACTCGCCGAAGCTCCACCGGGGCTCGATGGTGAGGTAGACGTGCAGGCCCCGACCGCCGGTGGTCTTCGGGTAGCCGACCAGCCCCAGCTCGTCGAGGAACGCGCGGACCTCGTGCGCCACCGGCACCACCTGGTCGAAGCCGACCCCCGGCAGCGGGTCCAGGTCGATGCGCAGCTGGTCCGGCCGCTCGACGTCGCCCCTGGACACCGGCCAC
This region includes:
- a CDS encoding Ig-like domain-containing protein, translated to MDFRRRMTLLAVTVAAAPLALGGCTADRKPGARPGEGRGGGPELAVTPAEGTRDVPISAEVGTTVKGGRVTSVKIVDDKGGQVAAEPREDGSGWVPSAPLKPSRTYTAEVTATGDRGKTTTRKTTFTTMPKSTKQAITSTLYFAGNRTYGTAMPVTVAFDPPIPKEARAAVQRRLFVKTDPPQPGVWSWVSDGTQVYYRAPDFWRPGTTISFRAGLEGLPIGKEYVGDADRRATSKIGRQVSLEIDNATKQMSVHRDGKLVRKIPVSLGKPSTPTSSGKMVIMEKHQFTTFDTRGSADPYVVDVEDAQRLTWGGEFIHGAPWSEGVQGSENVSHGCTNVSATAADWLMNITQVGDLVTIKGTEVKLDEGNGWTAWNVSWDKYVKGSALPVPAGLAPSPTQVPHPGAVAGGSPAPVPSVRGG
- a CDS encoding dihydrolipoamide acetyltransferase family protein encodes the protein MSEKVFLLPDLGEGLTEAEIVEWRVAVGDTVTVDQTVVEVETAKAVVDVPCPYAGRVVALHGAAGEVRPVGQPLITVAPLEAAAPTPGGAPEPPGHATYREEERAGSGNVLIGYGTGHGGSGRRRRPRLAAAADAPAGAPGNGTAVPAAADAGAVLVISPIVRRLAKERGVDLATVRGTGPGGVIRRADVEAVGPVSPTRLAAVPDVPDPHVGLGDGDVVIPLTGIRRAIADKLSRSRREIPEVTIWVDVDATALLETRAAINAATPDAPVSILALLARTCLSGLRRFPQLNARVDTEGQRIVQSAGVHLGIAAQTDRGLVVPVLRDAQRLTTADLAAALAETTAAARAGTLPPARLTGGTFTLNNYGVFGVDGSTPIINHPEAALLGVGRIVDKPWVVDGQLAVRKVTQLSLTFDHRVCDGGVAGGFLRHVADCVERPALLIANL
- a CDS encoding alpha-ketoacid dehydrogenase subunit beta, which produces MATMTMAKALNAALADAMLDDERVVVFGEDVGQLGGVFRITDGLQARFGDKRCFDTPLAEAGIVGFAVGLAMSGLRPVVEMQFDAFAYPAFEQIASHVAKLRNRTRGALSVPIVIRVPYAGGIGGVEHHCDSSEAYYAHTPGLKVVTPATVEDAYSLLREAIADPDPVVFMEPKKLYFASAEADLPARTEPFGRAVVRRPGTDATLVAYGPAVPVALEAAEAAREEGWDLEVVDVRTIVPFDDATVTASVRKTGRCVVIQEAQGFAGVGAEIAARVQERCFHALHAPVLRVSGLDIPYPAPMLEHTHLPGVDRVLDAVARLQWDDQPDARWLTEAGAA
- the pdhA gene encoding pyruvate dehydrogenase (acetyl-transferring) E1 component subunit alpha encodes the protein MGAPDVQEVPAVTTTPQAVRRESRRRSRPATTPDPARALLPAGEPVRLLDPAGTPLPAHPDYPEPPVEALVELHRRMVIGRRFDVQATALTKQGRLAVYPSSRGQEACQVGAILALRDDDWVFPTYRESMALVSRSIDPVEVLTLLRGDWHCGYDPAARRTAPQCTPLATQCVHAAGLAYGEAYQGRDTVALAFIGDGATSEGDFHEGVNFAAVFKAPVVYFVQNNRYAISVPLSRQTAAPSLAYKGVGYGVPSEQVDGNDPVAVLAVLTRAVAHARAGHGPFLVEAHTYRMEPHTNADDATRYRDADEVEAWRDRDPVARLETYLRARGALDDAAVAAVAEEAEAYAADLRDRMHDKPTVDPLSLFDHVYAQPTPQLVEQREQVRAELAATAEEGDA
- a CDS encoding Lrp/AsnC family transcriptional regulator, which encodes MSQESDPELDSTPGTGRSARVLDEVDRRILAELVRDGRTSVRTLAERIHISRTNAYARVERLLRDGVITGFRAQVTPEAAGLGTSAYVAITIEQNTWREVSAELARVRYIEHAALLGGDHDVLALVRAPDNATLRDVVLSRVQSIPGVLSTRTWLVFHEFDGETSPWE
- a CDS encoding dihydrofolate reductase family protein encodes the protein MGKIVVSENVSLDGVGQDLTGEEGFRFGGWFGQVGDSDREEWAKVGFAEALGAEALLLGRRSHEWFAARWPSRTGEWADRLNGMPKYVVSSTLADPGWNNSTVLRDDVVSEVRKLKRRVDGEIVVYASGRLVRTLLAHDLVDELRLMIYPFVLGAGDRLFDGIGDRKPLRLVGSRTVGDSLALLTYQPIRDAGA
- a CDS encoding sigma-70 family RNA polymerase sigma factor — protein: MGTDAIARARAGDSDAFRELTEPYRRELRVHCYRMLGSVQDAEDALQETLLAAWQGLGGFEGRASLRTWLYRIATNRCLNARRSASRRPAKQWDVPDVDLLEPTRLGEVVWLEPCPDALLTGALDTPSGPEARYERTEAVSLAFVTALQTLPPRQVAVLILRDVLGFRAHEVADMLGSSVESVKSALKRARAGLPRRLTTEGREPPPAAGSPAEDATVARFVRAWESADLDALVALLTDDVFMSMPPMPFEYEGRDVVASFCARIFRAGRRFDLVPTRANGQPAFGAYLRGPSGVSNGTGLYVLTLSGDRIRAMTRFENSVLPSFGLPRSLRNRPG
- a CDS encoding GNAT family N-acetyltransferase, which encodes MPLLATPALPPGSMSALPQPEIHTAELLMRPWRASDRPAVVAAYADPAIRRWHCRSMTDDEAGDWIAAWPGRWRGETGAGWAVLDAGRVVGQISLRRVDLAEGWAEVSYWVLPAARGRRIAPRALSAVTAWAFATLRLHRVELSHSTANLASCRVARHAGFAAEGTRRGQGRHADGWHDMHLHSRLDSDR
- a CDS encoding DNA polymerase domain-containing protein, whose translation is MGVATTAAEEIRVGERVVRVSSPDKPYFPERGLTKLDVVRYFLAVGDGILRALRDRPTMLERWPRGVFEGAKIATRQDNRGDAFYQKRLPAGAPDWVRTAHITFPSGRTADEVAPSELAVVIWAANLGTLRFHPWPVSRGDVERPDQLRIDLDPLPGVGFDQVVPVAHEVRAFLDELGLVGYPKTTGGRGLHVYLTIEPRWSFGECRRAVLALGREMRRRRPDLVTTTWWRDQRDRPVFVDYNQMARDHTMTSAYSIRPTPAALVSAPLDWAELDDVRPEDFDVTTMPARFAERGDPHAGLDDRAYSLEPLLELADREGLEAPPER